One Cellulomonas soli DNA window includes the following coding sequences:
- the aceA gene encoding isocitrate lyase encodes MTTTTERRTLPGDQTQTAEELEARWATDPRWAGLTRTHSAADVVALRGSVREEATLARRGAERLWRLLHSRTHVPALGALTGNQAVQQVRAGLEAIYLSGWQVAADANLSGQTYPDQSLYPANSVPAVVRRINNALLRADQVEVAENGRASREWLAPVVADAEAGFGGPLNAYELMHAMIAAGAAGVHWEDQLAAEKKCGHLGGKVLIPTSQHVRTLSAARLAADVADVPTIIVARTDALGADLLTSDVDERDQPFLTGERTSEGYFRVQPGLDAVVARQAAYAPFADLLWVETSTPDLGLAIEFAERIHAQFPGKLLAYNCSPSFNWRSALDDTQIARFQRELAGHGYAFQFITLAGFHALNHSMFELARGYAQRGMSAYVELQEAEFASEADGYTATRHQREVGTGYFDRVATAISPDSATLALAGSTETAQFTH; translated from the coding sequence ATGACCACGACGACCGAGCGACGGACGCTCCCCGGTGACCAGACGCAGACCGCGGAGGAGCTGGAGGCACGCTGGGCCACCGACCCGCGCTGGGCCGGCCTCACCCGGACCCACTCGGCCGCCGACGTCGTCGCGCTGCGAGGCTCCGTGCGCGAGGAGGCGACGCTCGCCCGCAGGGGGGCCGAGCGGCTGTGGCGCCTGCTGCACTCCCGCACGCACGTCCCCGCGCTCGGCGCGCTGACCGGCAACCAGGCGGTGCAGCAGGTCCGCGCCGGCCTCGAGGCGATCTACCTGTCCGGCTGGCAGGTCGCCGCCGACGCGAACCTGTCGGGGCAGACGTACCCGGACCAGTCGCTGTACCCGGCGAACTCGGTGCCCGCGGTCGTCCGGCGCATCAACAACGCGCTGCTGCGCGCCGACCAGGTCGAGGTCGCCGAGAACGGCCGTGCGTCCCGTGAGTGGCTCGCGCCCGTCGTCGCCGACGCCGAGGCCGGGTTCGGCGGGCCGCTCAACGCCTACGAGCTCATGCACGCGATGATCGCCGCCGGTGCGGCCGGCGTGCATTGGGAGGACCAGCTCGCCGCCGAGAAGAAGTGCGGCCACCTGGGCGGCAAGGTGCTCATCCCGACCTCGCAGCACGTGCGGACCTTGTCGGCGGCGCGGCTCGCGGCCGACGTGGCCGACGTGCCGACGATCATCGTGGCGCGCACCGACGCGCTCGGCGCCGACCTGCTCACCTCGGACGTCGACGAGCGCGACCAGCCGTTCCTCACCGGGGAGCGGACCAGCGAGGGGTACTTCCGGGTGCAGCCCGGGCTCGACGCGGTCGTCGCCCGCCAGGCCGCCTACGCGCCGTTCGCCGACCTGCTCTGGGTCGAGACGTCCACGCCCGACCTCGGCCTGGCGATCGAGTTCGCCGAGCGGATCCACGCGCAGTTCCCCGGCAAGCTGCTGGCCTACAACTGCTCGCCGTCGTTCAACTGGCGCTCCGCGCTCGACGACACGCAGATCGCCCGGTTCCAGCGCGAGCTGGCCGGCCACGGGTACGCGTTCCAGTTCATCACCCTGGCCGGCTTCCACGCCCTCAACCACTCGATGTTCGAGCTCGCCCGCGGGTACGCCCAGCGCGGCATGAGCGCGTACGTCGAGCTGCAGGAGGCCGAGTTCGCGTCCGAGGCCGACGGGTACACCGCCACCCGGCACCAGCGCGAGGTCGGCACCGGCTACTTCGACCGCGTCGCCACCGCCATCAGCCCCGACAGCGCCACCCTCGCGCTCGCGGGCTCCACCGAGACGGCCCAGTTCACCCACTGA